The Gossypium arboreum isolate Shixiya-1 chromosome 4, ASM2569848v2, whole genome shotgun sequence DNA segment CTTTGTTCAAGCTCGGCCTGAGTTTCAAGCACATCATCTATTTTTTCCATAATGTCATGCAGGACTAGGATTATCGGAAACCGAACTACACAAAGTGATCTTTCACCCTTTAACCGGGCTTTGTGTTTTAAGGAAACAATCGGGTAGCTCTTTGAGTTTGGGTCCATGTACTGACTCAGAGGCTTGGAATTACTCACCCCAAAAGACCTTGGAGTTGAAGGGAACTCAGTTGTGCTTACAAGCTGATGAACCGGGGACGATGGTGAAGCTCGGAACCATCTGCGGCGGCTCGAACTCAAGATGGGAAACAATATCAGATTCAAAGATGCACTTATCATTGAAGCTCGGAAATGTCACGTCAGTTTGCATGGACATAGATTCGAACAACAATGTTGTTGTAGCAGATTGCAAATGCTTGAATGATGATAGTCAGTGCGACCCTAAAAGTCAGTGGTTCAAACTTGTGAATAGCACGAGGAGTGGAAACGGGGGGAACTCCTTTGTAGATTTTGATTCGATCACTGATTTCGGGAAAAATGTTTTTATGGAATCTTTTGGTTGGTTGGATATAAAAACCAGTCTTGATCGATTCAAGGCTAGTTTAGCATTATTGTTACGGTTAAAAAGTACATTTTAAAAGCTTGGTTTGAAAATATTGTTTCTTAATTTTAAGTGTTTAACATTACTGTAAAAAATTGTTATGAAAAGTTTCTTAAAATCCTCATAATATGTACATATAAAAAGAGGATTTTCCCTTACACTAGTATAAAACTAAGTTTTCTAAGCACATATATATAATTGTTTTTATCGAACATGCAAAATTTCCAATAATTTAAGATCTTTATGATCATATTAGATCAAGAATATAAGCCCCTGAACTTTGACGGAAAAAATCAATAAAGCCCTTACGTGAAAAGCGCACTCAATTAAACCCTCAAACTCTCAAATTACATCAATTAAATTTTTAACCAACTTTTTTGTCTGGACCATTACGTCGCTAAAACTTTggtgaatgattttttttttcattgaaCAAATATTTAGGcattttcaatttattaaaaacttttatgcacataaTTAATCTTAAGGTAGCATTTGAcaatttcaatttcaaattttggatttggatttCAAAAATGATATAAATTAAGTGATACACATACAAATATAACATTCATGATTATTTATCAAATCTAATGATTTATTAGATGTTTGTTTAGTATCGATTTTGAAATTCTAAGGAATTTAtgaatttttcaaattcatgcttttttatactattaaaatatatattacattAAAACCCGGTTAATTTGGTACTTAAGCTTTTCTGGCTCAACTTGAAACCTGATTTTAGCTTTAACATTTAAATTGGTACCTGAGTTTTTCAATTTGAtacttgagttttttttttttcaattaagtaCATGAGTTTGATTTCAACCTTCAATTTGGCAACTAAGTTTCTTTTTTCCCAAATAAGTACCTTTTTTTTACTAGAGCACGTGTGTCAAATATTTATTGGGTTGCATAATGTTAGGTATTAAATTGAACATTGAAACCAAACTCATATACTAAATTCACATTAAAACCAAACTCAAGTTCTAAATAGTATATTAGCCCATATATTTGAGTTAATTCCACCAAACATCCCCAAACTATGACCCTCATTTAAATTGGTCCTCAAActttaaaacattctaattacATCCTTGAACTACATATATATGTTATATCAATAAGGTCTTTCAATTactaaaatcattaatttaatcGTTAAATATGATGTCGGGCCTtatgtgacataatttaaaataaaaattttaaagaaaaacaaatattataaaaatgaATGTTTTGAAGTTTTCGAAACATTTACAAAAACTGTCGTTTACTATCTCTCCTTTTTGTAGTTTTactttagttttagtttttagttttaaaaatCATGCGACAAcattttacttttctttaaaattttcattttaaattaagtCACATAATATTTTACGCGtcatttaatggttaaattaatagttttaataattaaaatatcttattgatataacatcaataGTTTGAAGATGTAATTAGAATGTTTTGAAATTTGAATATTAATTTAAAACGAAAGTTATAGTTTAAGGGCGTTGgtgcaattatatatatataagcttgcTTTGTATAACAAGTCCTAAAACGTTGTGTGAATACAAAGCAAAGAAAAATATATTCTATAACTTGAAGCTTGAGAATGTCATCGTCGGCTGTGACAAGATGCATGCATCTTTGTCCCTAAGATTTGTCTACATGATCAACTATATATATATTGCTTCCAACATGCTCGAACATGATCTTTAGACACTTAACAAAATAATCATTATTATTTTGATCGAAAAAAAATTGTGGGTTCATGAATGTCAGTAAAAAGAACCAAAGATTCTACCTTATCCCGACATTAGGTTTCCTGTCTGAAAAACTTTTGCTAATCATTAGGGTTTTTTTTATCGATTTGGATTTATCGATTTGGATTTTGAAGTTTTATGTTTGATTTGAATTTAATCGAATTTTTGTTGTTAAGTTAAAATGAGTTGTTTGTTTATGTTATTGTATAAAATTTGACATTTTAtccttatattttaaaaattaaaaaattatttttattaatttaaaattttagttcaatTATTATTATCGTAAAAAACATGTAATGTCATTTGAGGTCTGTCTAGCCAAAATTTTAAGTTAACATATTTTGATAGACAATACTTACGATCTTAATCACcgggttaaaatttttaaataaaaaagtatgacttcatttttaacttttcaagtACGGTGACTAACAGCATATTTtaactattttcaaaatttgagttaGATTTTAGATGATAATAAAATTACGTGCTTGAACTCTTTTTGATTTGTTTTGATTAAGTTTGTGTATTTAGTAAAAGATaaattcaattttcatacttAACTTCAAGTTCGATTTAGTAAGAGAACGGGTCATGAGGGAAGGCTTATATACGTCTGCGAAATTAGAAAATTACTTTATAGAGGAGTCAAAGATGAATCATAATTATCGTGGAGGGGTTaagtgcaattttaccattatattaacttataatttcataACTTCAAATAGACTAAAAAGCATATTTAGTATTTTTTTGGGACCGGCGTTAGTTCaatcaattattattattattagcaacGTGGTGGAAagccaatgtttttttttttccttatgtTCTTTGAAAGCCAATGTTGATAGAGCTGGTGGTCAAAAAAAATGTCGAAGAGCTGAAATGAGAGAATTAAGGAACATgatttacacacacacacacaaaaaaaaaaaaacaatatgtGCACTGAATTTGGAAAAGTTTATGGGAGGAATAATCCAGGGTGTTTTGGATGAGGGTTTGAGGGGATGAAAAAAAGTGGTGATGGTTTAGAAGGTGGGCGGCGGCGGCGGTGGGGTGGTGTTGGGTGGTGGTGTGGAAGTGGAATCATGTGGTTGCGCCCCATGTGCATTGCATATATTGAGTAACATGCACCCAAAGCAACAAACATATGTGACACCCTAGGTTTTTACACTTGGCTTTTCCTTATTCATTCATCCTATTCTCATAAAATCCTTCCATGAAATCCGTACAATCACGTCGGATTATAACAGTttgattggtaaaattgctatgaCGGCCCTTGTATTTGTAGTTGGATTGTATTTTGTCCTTCTATTGTTAAAAAAtagtattttttttattgttaaaaacaaGCTCATGTACGTTAGCATGATGTACACATGGTACGCATTGTGTAACTGTTTGGTTATTTTGTCAATCACATTAGCTTTTCATAgtagaaatatatgaattttttaacaaaaatgaccGGTTTGCCTTTTGATTTAACGTACAaagactaatttgctcattttttgagTAAAAAGAGTAAAAATACCATTTGACTCATAGTATAGGGGTCTCTATGGTACTTTTACTCAAAAAATACTAGTATGCTCTTTTATCTAATGTACAGTGATTAGTTTGTCCATTTTTTAATAAAGGGGTAAAATGCTCTTAATataatatttctatttttttaataatttcattataagttttaATCATATCTGTTCTTTTTGACATAATCCAAtccataaataggaagataatatgTTTCAGCGCACTCGAACCCACGTTCTCTTATATTGACAACAATACCCATGCCAatcgagctaaaactcaatcGACTTAATATTTCTGACTTTAATCTTAGTGATAATTTACACTTTTATCTCAAtttctaaatataaaaatttttacctcactttttcttcttctttttagaGTTTATAAATACAAATATAATACAATGCCACAAGTATAACATAATCACAAATATATGTTCAATAAAAAATAgaatcaaatcaatacaaaacacGAAAGGGCAAAATTGACACATATCAACTACATATGGTCGAACTAGAAACTCACACAAGACAATTGCTCGTTATGGGACTCAACCCCCTTTCCACTAAGTTGCCATTAAATTATGAGATAAAACGACATATAATCCTTGAACTTGGtaacttttttcaatttagtcattaaagATTTTTTATCCACATTATTCCTAAAACTTTGTAACTTTCTCAACCTGGTCATTGAATTTGTTTTCCATGTTTGATGACATGGGACTCTTCGTATAAAATCTCAAAACAGTAACAAATAAATTATaaagaaattataattttaaagataTGGCATAATCTCAAATTTTAATGTCATCACACTTTAATGGAATAAAAATTTAGGGACCATACTGAGAAAAGCTGTTAAATTCTACGACTGATGTGAACAaaaaagtttagggactaaattaaaaaaataccaaaattaggGACATAAATGTTAGTTTATCCCTTAAATTATTTGAAGTATCTTCATTGCCCACCAAATGCTTATATATAAAACCCCTCAAGTCCCACCAAGTTACAACAAAAGCTTTTCAAATTTGAAGTTTCTCTCAGAAAATCAGCTACTAAGACgctttgaaaaaagaaaaatcatGGAAATTCCTTCAGTTCCCCACCTTTTATTAACAAATCCCAATAGCAAACAAAGCAATCATCAAATTCCAAATTCTAATGGAAGATCAAAAGTTAATAAGCGAAGAAGAATCATTAGGAAAAAGCAAATCAAATGCAGAAAACCCAGAACGACGGTTCGACGATGCCGTGGAAACTGCCGGAGCTCCATCGGAACGAAGCTAAGAACGCTAAGGAAGTTAATTCCCGGCGGCAACGGATCCGTGGGATTCGAAGGGCTTTTCAATGAGACGGCTCGATATATATTGTTTATGCAGATGAAGATTAAAGCCATGGAGATTATGGTGAGAGTTTTAACGGATTCTAATGGAGTGAAATAATGATGATTTCAATGATGATTTGTAAAGGCTAAGGTTatgttattttcttcttctttggttAAAATTTGTTATAAGTCTCTCTACTAtttgtaaatttgaaatttagtccttatatttttatttttaagaatttagttcctctaattttcaaatttcaaaattcaagttcaaaaattattttgttaaattcaagttcattcTAACGTCATTTTCTTAATTACATTTCtaccaaataatttttttttatatttcaaaatatcacactaACCAGTTAAAAGAAAATAGTCTTAATATTTAggcttaaattttgaaatatgaaaaaagtaaatggattaaaattttaaaataaaaatataatgatcaaatttcaaatttgtgAAAAGTAAAGGGACCTAtgacatattttatttttttagcttGTTATTTATTGCTGTTTTATCCGCCACTGAGGGCGTCTGGTTTATTATAAACccagacatatatatatatttggcttGATTTGGTAAAAGTACTAGACTAGACTCTGTATTCTTAGGCAGAGTTCATTTTAGTCCTAGTACTTTAAAAACAAGCACAAAGTCcctgtaaaattatatttttagcaGATGAAGAAAAAGTGTTGATCTTATGAGGTGGACTTAATTGAATGATGTGGCATTAGTTTAATATACCACGATCATGACTCATTATATCTTACAAAACTCGAATCATTGTATTTAAATGATTAATAGAAAATTAAACTATAGCACacctataaaaattaatataaaaatcaaatataatttttaagtaacttgaattttctcaaatttcgagtaataattttattttatttaatacaagTTTTTTTAACATCCGTAAACACCTTTATCCAAAAGTTCGAAGCAAGAAATTTCAACCTTTTGGATTGATTTAAAAGCTTAGTTTGATAAGAACTTTTGACTTATGGTTTGAAAAGTTAGTTCAActtgtaaaatatttttaaaatccaatgTACTAAAACACCCCCAACCGAAACTTGATATTAATTAAGTCACTAGCAtagtgacaaaaaaaaaaaatacttaataTCAAAATTTCTGTCTATATTAATTTTGTATTCAACTCGTGAGCAATCCATTCTCTCCTTTATACACACTAGAAGTGTTCATGAATCAAGTGACTCAGTTTGTATATACAAATTATTACATTAAAggtgtaattttatatatgaaatttaggTTCGATTAAATTCTCACAAACTATTaacataattataaatttaacatctttttatgtttatattacatttacaaataattatatttatccaattttaaaataaattgatgtgtttatttatttaaatttgcaTGACTGAATCAAAGTTaaagtttcatgtatatatttaaacCATAATTAAAGTTTCATATGTACAATTGCACCAATAACTAATTGAACGCTGAAAAAATAAAGGTTAAATTATGATGGTAGCTCTTGTACTTTGCAAAAATTATGGATTTAGTCCATgtgctttaattttatcaattgtagtccctgtacttttttcattttgaaattttggtattGACCCAAATAGTAGCAAttaaattcatttttttaaatttaattactaaacttgTACTATGTGTATAACTGTAGATTTAGTCCATATTATCCACTTGGATCATTCTAGGTTCCTATACTTTCCGAATTTTGGAAATTCAATCTTGAtgtaaataaaaattattcattAACTAGATATCCagtgagtaatatgtgaaaataataggTTGACATTCCATTAAACACATGATAATATGCTTTTTTGCATCAGATTTTGGAAACAGTGACAATAATAGAATTTAACAGAAAAAACTATACTAAATTAGAGGTGTTTATGGGCTAAATAATCCAACCCAATTTGAGTCGGGCTTGGACCTAGAATTTTTAATTGCAACTCGATCCAACCCAGCCTGATAtactatttaaaataaaaaatgtataaaataatttaaattcaaataacaataaaattattttttaaatagtaAAACAAGTCATTTGGGTTGACATAAATGGGCCAGCCTcagatttgaaaatttttaaaatcaagcATCCACCGACCCAACCCGGCCCAAATgatatatttttagttttattattattattttttaaaatttagcccAACTGGTAAAAGTATAGAAAGGTCGAAAAATTATCCACTAGGCATTTTAGGCCTTGAGGGGGGAGCTTTTCACTTACAGCACGCCATTTTTTCGACCTTAgtgcttcttttttttctttctttttttgcttAGGGCATTATTTCCTTGGATCAGGCTCAGGCAATCAGCTTGcgcttagttttttttttttttttcttcataaaCGGCCACAGGCGTCTCTGTTCCCTCAGCTGTTCTTCATTCAGAGATTAAGGTTAGATTCTTGTTTTTACCCCACaattatctatatatatacacatatataaattatggtttattaaTGGGATAATTGTTAATTTTATGTAGGCCAAATTCAAAATCGTTGTATGATAAAAGATGCATCTTTATGATAGATGAAACTTACGGTGTTGGTACTATTATTGTGGTTAtgaattattttgtttttgtgTTATTCTTGAAAAATTATGTTATTGTATTTAGTTGGATGTAGGAAGCTGTTGAATCGGAAACCGGTGGCTCGACCGATTCGACTttcgatttttatttatttattctttggtAATAGGCCAAAGACAAAGCACAAGAGAAGAGAAGTGGAGGAGGAGTGAGATAAATAAATAGTTAATAGATCATGATGATCCATAGTTGATTACTGGTGTGTCTTCTTTAGATTTTCTTTCCCTTTGctgattttatttctatttataattCTTTcctcctccttttttttttttttttattatcatgGTTGGCTCATTTGACTTTTAGAACTGGATAATTGAAATTTATCTGTTCTACAACATTTTACAACTTGGGTTTTTTTCCCCCTATCGATTTATCAAGTTGGATTTTTTTTGGCTTGTAGCGGGATATTTGGATAGAATACGTTGCTAAAGTTTACGTTTTGATGCTTATTTTATTGTGTGAATTTTAATCCTTTGTTTTGATGTTTGGCTGCTAGATCTTTCTCTATTTTGCATTTCTCTGGTGTTTATCTTTTACTTCGAGTTTTAATTACTTGAATTTCCTTGTTGTGGATATGCATAAGATATATGGTTAGGGAAATATGTTACTAAAATGATCCTTACTAAGAggcttattattattaaaaaattgcTCTGGAATCCTTGCATTCTTGACATGATTGACATAGATCTATACAGTAGCATTTCTTATGGTTTCAGTTTCATAATGTTGAAGTTAGGAATAACCTTGTTTTTCTtcattattttcttcttcttcttttttttttttttctccactTTTGGCTTGTTAGAGGTTATCTGGGTATGGCTGAAGAACAAATAGATTTTGGAGATGAGGAGTATGGAGGGGTACAAAAGACACAGTATCAAGGGAGTGGAACCATACCTGCCCTTGCAGATGTAGAGATGATTGGGGAGGATGACGAGTACGATGACCTTTACAATGATGTTAATGTTGGAGAAGGTTTTCTTCAATTGCAACGATCTGAGCCACCAGTGCAACCAGGCACGGGCAGTATTGGGCTTCAAGCTCATAAAAATGAGGCTCCTGAACCCAGAGGTGAAGCTGGGGGTTCACAAGGACCAAACATCTCAGGAATTTCAGTTCAAGGGAAGTACCCCAATGTTAGTGCCGGTTATCGTGAAGCAGATGTGCAACCAGCTGTTAACAGACCAGAAATAGGATCTGGAAATTATCCATCTGGGTCTGCCAGTTCACAAGGGGGCAGTGTTATGGAGACAAATTTTGATACCCAAGTAAAAAATATGGGTTTTCAGGGATTAACTTCAGCATCCTCTAAGGTTGGGACTGGTCCTTCTGTTGTGCCTCAAAAGATTGCTAACAACCCTGCTCAATCCCTAAATTCAGGTACTGGTGGTCCTCAAGGAGCTTCACAGGTTCCGCCTAATCAAATGGGTATGAATGTAAATCATCCTATGATGAATGAAAATCAGGTTCGGCCACCTATAGAGAATGGTCCAACAATGCTGTTTGTTGGTGAGTTACATTGGTGGACAACTGATGCAGAGCTTGAGAGCGTTTTATCTCAATATGGAAGGGTGAAGGAGATTAAGTTCTTTGATGAGAGAGCTAGTGGCAAATCCAAAGGCTATTGTCAAGTTGAGTTCTATGATTCAGCATCTGCAGCTGCATGTAAAGAGGGAATGAATGGTTATATGTTCAATGGTCGAGCTTGCGTTGTGGCTTTTGCTTCACCACAAACATTGAAGCAGATGGGAGCGTCTTATATGAACAAAGACCAAGGCCAGCCTCAAGTACAGCCTCAAGGAAGGAGGCCAAATGAAGGTTTTGGGAAAGGTGGTAATA contains these protein-coding regions:
- the LOC108459129 gene encoding transcription factor UPBEAT1-like, which codes for MEIPSVPHLLLTNPNSKQSNHQIPNSNGRSKVNKRRRIIRKKQIKCRKPRTTVRRCRGNCRSSIGTKLRTLRKLIPGGNGSVGFEGLFNETARYILFMQMKIKAMEIMVRVLTDSNGVK
- the LOC108460456 gene encoding uncharacterized protein LOC108460456, giving the protein MAEEQIDFGDEEYGGVQKTQYQGSGTIPALADVEMIGEDDEYDDLYNDVNVGEGFLQLQRSEPPVQPGTGSIGLQAHKNEAPEPRGEAGGSQGPNISGISVQGKYPNVSAGYREADVQPAVNRPEIGSGNYPSGSASSQGGSVMETNFDTQVKNMGFQGLTSASSKVGTGPSVVPQKIANNPAQSLNSGTGGPQGASQVPPNQMGMNVNHPMMNENQVRPPIENGPTMLFVGELHWWTTDAELESVLSQYGRVKEIKFFDERASGKSKGYCQVEFYDSASAAACKEGMNGYMFNGRACVVAFASPQTLKQMGASYMNKDQGQPQVQPQGRRPNEGFGKGGNMNYQGGDAGRNYGRGGWGRGGQAGNRGGGGGPMRGRGGVGVKNMVGSSAGVGNGGYGAGAYGPGPGGPAFGGPAGGMMHPQGMMGAGFDPTYMGRGGGYGGFPGPGFPGMLPSFPAVNTMGLAGVAPHVNPAFFGRGMAPNGLGMMGVAGMDGPHSGMWTDTNMGGWGGDEHDRRTRESSYGGEDGASEYGYGDANHEKGRSSGATREKDRASEREWSGNSERRHHDEKERESDRPEREHREHRYREEKDSYREHRHRGRDLDYDDDWDRGQSSSRSRNRSHATREEEHRSRSRDVDYGKKRRLPSE